From a region of the Enterobacter cancerogenus genome:
- a CDS encoding metal ABC transporter substrate-binding protein, which yields MHPLQGLKRLLLSALFTAVTTTGAVAAEKFQVITTFTVIADMAKNVAGDAAEVTSITKPGAEIHEYQPTPGDIKRAQKAQLILSNGMNLELWFKRFYQHLNGVPEVEVTKGITPMGITEGPYNGKPNPHAWMSPDNALIYVDNIRDALAKYDPANADTYARNAEAYKQKITRTLEPLRKQVAEIPQDKRWMVTSEGAFSYLARDLGLKELYLWPINADQQGTPQQVRKVIDSVKTYHIPAIFSESTVSDKPARQVARETGIHYGGVLYVDSLSAENGPVPTYLDLLNVTTRTLVQGIRDGMKE from the coding sequence ATGCACCCACTGCAAGGATTGAAAAGACTGCTGCTTAGCGCGCTGTTTACCGCCGTGACCACCACTGGCGCGGTAGCGGCTGAAAAGTTCCAGGTCATCACCACCTTTACCGTTATCGCTGATATGGCGAAAAACGTGGCAGGGGACGCCGCAGAGGTCACCTCTATCACCAAACCGGGCGCGGAAATCCATGAGTATCAGCCGACGCCGGGCGACATCAAGCGCGCTCAGAAGGCGCAGCTGATCCTCTCGAACGGCATGAACCTTGAACTGTGGTTTAAGCGCTTCTATCAGCACCTCAACGGTGTGCCGGAAGTGGAGGTGACGAAAGGCATTACGCCGATGGGCATTACCGAAGGGCCGTATAATGGTAAACCGAACCCACATGCGTGGATGTCACCCGATAACGCGCTGATCTACGTCGACAATATCCGCGACGCGCTGGCGAAATACGATCCGGCTAACGCCGATACCTATGCCCGCAACGCCGAGGCCTACAAGCAGAAAATCACCCGCACCCTTGAGCCGCTGCGCAAGCAGGTGGCGGAGATCCCGCAAGACAAGCGCTGGATGGTGACCAGCGAAGGGGCGTTCTCCTATCTCGCCCGGGATCTGGGGCTGAAGGAGCTGTATCTCTGGCCGATCAACGCCGATCAGCAGGGCACGCCTCAGCAGGTGCGTAAGGTCATCGACAGCGTTAAGACGTATCACATTCCGGCGATATTCAGCGAAAGCACCGTCTCCGACAAACCTGCACGGCAGGTGGCGCGCGAAACGGGTATCCACTACGGCGGCGTGCTGTACGTGGACTCCCTGAGCGCGGAAAACGGCCCGGTGCCGACCTATCTTGACCTGCTGAACGTCACCACCCGCACCCTGGTACAGGGCATCCGCGACGGCATGAAGGAGTAA
- the nadS gene encoding NadS family protein — translation MSIFEELKSSLEEAVEIHSGKKTPSRVTRYEVADVRAIREQLNVTQSEMAKALGTSVDTIKSWESKRRNPTGLAAKVLNAIRDNPAFYSALAGQ, via the coding sequence ATGAGTATTTTTGAAGAACTGAAATCTTCGCTTGAAGAGGCTGTTGAGATCCATAGCGGAAAAAAAACACCCTCCCGAGTCACCCGCTATGAAGTCGCCGATGTTCGTGCAATCAGAGAACAGCTTAATGTTACGCAAAGCGAAATGGCAAAGGCGCTCGGCACTAGCGTTGATACCATAAAAAGCTGGGAGTCTAAACGTCGTAACCCAACGGGGCTGGCAGCGAAAGTCCTTAATGCGATTCGTGATAACCCTGCGTTTTACAGCGCGCTTGCTGGGCAATAA
- a CDS encoding type II toxin-antitoxin system RelE/ParE family toxin — protein MSHALEFIETSLFTRQIKSIASDDELKDLQKELIAWPDKGDVIQHTGGLRKIRMAAGLKGKRGGARVIYFLATEEVIYLIMAYPKNTKDTLTETEKAQLKKLTSVLRNTASNALDERCTMYPNQVSGG, from the coding sequence ATGAGCCACGCGTTAGAATTTATCGAGACGTCACTTTTTACCCGGCAGATCAAAAGTATTGCTTCGGATGATGAATTAAAGGATCTCCAAAAGGAACTCATTGCCTGGCCTGATAAAGGTGACGTGATCCAGCATACCGGAGGCTTGCGTAAAATAAGGATGGCCGCAGGGTTAAAGGGGAAGAGAGGAGGTGCCAGAGTCATTTACTTTTTGGCCACGGAAGAGGTGATTTATCTCATCATGGCCTATCCAAAAAATACGAAGGACACTCTGACAGAGACAGAAAAAGCACAGCTTAAAAAGCTCACCTCTGTTCTTAGAAATACTGCTTCCAATGCCCTTGATGAGAGGTGTACTATGTACCCCAATCAGGTAAGTGGAGGTTGA
- the betT gene encoding choline BCCT transporter BetT, protein MTDLSQDREKDKINPVVFYTSAGLILLFSLTTIFFRDFSAEWIGRTLNWVSKTFGWYYLLAATLYIVFVVCIACSRFGSVKLGPEQSKPEFSLLSWAAMLFAAGIGIDLMFFSVAEPVTQYMQPPEGAGQTIEAARQAMVWTLFHYGLTGWSMYALMGMALGYFSYRYNLPLTIRSALYPIFGKKINGPIGHTVDIAAVIGTIFGIATTLGIGVVQLNYGLSVLFDIPDSMAAKAALIALSVIIATISVTSGVDKGIRVLSELNVALALGLILFVLFMGDTSFLLNALVLNVGDYVNRFMGMTLNSFAFDRPVEWMNSWTLFFWAWWVAWSPFVGLFLARISRGRTIRQFVLGTLIIPFTFTLLWLSVFGNSALHEIIHGDAAFAQEAMAHPERGFYSLLAQYPAFTFSASVATITGLLFYVTSADSGALVLGNFTSKLKDINSDAPNWIRIFWSVAIGLLTLGMLMTNGISALQNTTVIMGLPFSFVIFFVMAGLYKSLKVEDYRRESASRDTAPRPMGSQDRLSWKKRLSRLMNYPGTRYTKQMMETVCFPAMEEVAQELKLRGAHVELKSLPPEEGETLGHLDLLVHMGDEQNFVYQIWPQQYSVPGFTYRARSGKSTYYRLETFLLEGSQGNDLMDYSKEQVITDILDQYERHLNFIHLHREAPGNSVMFPDV, encoded by the coding sequence TTTTTCTGCCGAGTGGATCGGGCGCACCCTCAACTGGGTGTCGAAAACCTTCGGCTGGTACTATCTGCTGGCGGCGACGCTCTATATCGTCTTCGTGGTGTGCATTGCCTGCTCGCGCTTCGGTTCGGTGAAGCTCGGGCCAGAGCAGTCAAAGCCCGAATTTAGCCTGCTGAGCTGGGCCGCCATGCTGTTTGCTGCAGGCATCGGTATCGATTTGATGTTCTTCTCGGTGGCCGAGCCGGTGACACAGTATATGCAGCCGCCGGAAGGGGCGGGGCAGACCATTGAGGCCGCGCGCCAGGCGATGGTCTGGACGCTGTTCCACTACGGCCTGACCGGCTGGTCGATGTACGCCCTGATGGGGATGGCGCTCGGATACTTTAGCTATCGTTATAATTTGCCCCTGACCATCCGCTCTGCGCTCTATCCGATTTTCGGCAAAAAAATTAACGGGCCGATTGGGCATACCGTGGATATCGCGGCGGTGATCGGTACCATCTTCGGCATCGCCACCACGCTGGGGATTGGCGTGGTGCAGCTCAACTACGGGTTGAGCGTGCTGTTTGATATTCCGGATTCGATGGCGGCCAAAGCGGCGCTGATTGCGCTGTCGGTGATTATCGCCACCATTTCGGTTACCTCCGGCGTGGATAAAGGGATCCGCGTGCTCTCCGAGCTGAACGTCGCGCTGGCGTTGGGGCTGATACTGTTCGTGCTGTTTATGGGCGACACCTCGTTCCTGCTCAACGCGCTGGTGCTTAACGTCGGCGATTACGTGAACCGCTTTATGGGCATGACGCTGAACAGCTTCGCCTTTGACCGCCCGGTGGAGTGGATGAACAGCTGGACGCTGTTCTTCTGGGCGTGGTGGGTGGCCTGGTCGCCGTTTGTCGGCCTGTTCCTGGCGCGTATTTCGCGCGGGCGCACCATCCGCCAGTTCGTGCTGGGAACGCTGATTATCCCGTTCACCTTTACGCTGCTGTGGCTGTCAGTGTTCGGCAACAGCGCGCTGCACGAGATTATTCACGGCGACGCGGCGTTTGCCCAGGAGGCGATGGCGCACCCGGAGCGCGGCTTCTACAGCCTGCTGGCGCAGTATCCGGCGTTTACCTTTAGCGCCTCCGTGGCGACCATTACCGGCCTGCTGTTCTACGTCACCTCGGCGGATTCCGGCGCGCTGGTGCTGGGGAACTTCACCTCGAAGCTGAAGGACATCAACAGCGACGCGCCAAACTGGATCCGCATCTTCTGGTCGGTCGCCATTGGCCTGCTGACGCTCGGCATGCTGATGACCAACGGTATTTCCGCCCTGCAGAACACCACGGTGATCATGGGGCTGCCGTTCAGCTTTGTTATCTTCTTCGTGATGGCCGGGCTGTACAAATCGCTGAAGGTAGAGGACTACCGCCGCGAAAGCGCCAGCCGCGACACCGCCCCGCGCCCGATGGGCTCGCAGGACCGCCTGAGCTGGAAAAAACGCCTGTCGCGCCTGATGAACTACCCCGGCACGCGTTACACCAAACAGATGATGGAGACGGTCTGCTTCCCGGCAATGGAAGAGGTGGCCCAGGAGCTGAAGCTGCGCGGCGCGCACGTCGAGCTGAAAAGCCTGCCGCCGGAAGAGGGCGAAACCCTGGGGCACCTGGATCTGCTGGTGCATATGGGCGACGAGCAGAACTTTGTCTACCAGATTTGGCCGCAGCAGTATTCCGTGCCTGGGTTTACCTATCGCGCACGTAGCGGGAAATCGACCTACTACCGGCTTGAGACGTTCCTGCTGGAAGGCAGTCAGGGCAATGACCTGATGGATTACAGCAAGGAGCAGGTGATTACAGACATTCTGGATCAGTATGAACGGCACCTGAACTTTATCCACCTGCACAGGGAAGCGCCGGGAAATAGCGTGATGTTCCCGGATGTCTAA